The Synechococcus sp. BL107 nucleotide sequence AGCTTTGGCGCGAACATACATCTGGCTTGACGTTGCTCCTGCTGCTTCCATTGCTTCAGCAACGACAGCCCAGTTGCGAATTTCAGTCGACATTTGAGAGTGCGATGAACATGACAAAACTGTCGCCAATACCTTTGGTTCATGGCGACAGTGAAACCCGTCCCTTAGCCGAACACGCGAAACGACTCAGCCATCGATAGGAGACATAGAAGCTGTCGATGGGTGGCGACTTGTCTCGAAGCACGACTCTTCAATTTCAGAGTTAAAAATCGACAACCAAGCAGGCAAATCAGGTCAGTTAAATCAACGACAAAACTCCTCTCTTTCTTTGCACTATCCTCAATAGAGCCAACAGTAAATGCACATTGAGTACGTATAAGCTGCAACGATATTTTTAAGAATATCCTCGATTACATCGAAATAGGTGAGCACACTTTTTTGATGAATCCCTTTGAAGCAAGCATGTCCAGAACCGATGGCAGAGCTTGTGGCTTTCCCTGCCAAACCATGGGAACCTTTCTCCCCTCCACAGCAACGGAAGGAAGGATTGAGGCTAAGGGGCATGCTGGACGGGTTGCTGTAACAGCGGTCGTGGCTACCAGTGTTTGCCAGAACTGTGGAAGTCGTCGCTTTCGCGCCGATCGCTCGATGGCCGGTCGACTCGTCTGCCAATCCTGCGGATTAGCCGCAGGGACTCGGCCGAGCCGCTCAACAGCCCGCCCATCGGGACGATCTCGCCAACAACGCTGGCGCTGGCTGGTGGGTTTAGTGATCGTGGTGATCCTGATTGCTGTGCTCATGGGTTGAGCAGCTGCACCACTTCAGCGGTATTGGCGGAGAGTGGATAGGAGGCCAACAGGTCGATTGCTTCCCGCATCACCTGCTGGCGCTCAGGCCCATAACTCCCACAGCGGCTAAACACTTTGGCCATGCGAGACGCCGTAATCGGGTTGCGGGCGTCGACGGCAGCCACTTGTTCTGCCATAAACCGATAGCCACTGCCATCAACGGCATGGAAGGTGGTGAGATTGGCGGTGAAACCACCCAACACGGCACGCAATGAATTCGGCGCAAGCGGATCAAAACGGGGATGCTCCAACAGTTGCTGCACGCGCTCCAATCCATTGCGCCTTGGGGCGGAGGCTTCAAGGGCGAACCACGCATCAAGAATGACCGGCTTGGTTTGCCAGCGGTCATAGAAACAGGCCAACGCCTGATCCCGCTCGTCCACCTCCAATGGTTGCAGGGCCCTCAATGCAGATCGCGCCAGAGTCATCGACGAACCAGACACCGCCTCAAGCGCCTCACGGCGAACGTCCTCATCACCCGCTGCTGCCAGCCAACGCCAAGCCAAGCCAGTCAAAGCCCGACCGCCCTGGCCGGCGGGCCATGCCAGCGGCCAATCGTGACGCACGAGAGACAACACCTGGCGCAACGGCGCTTGCAGCTGACGACCAAGCTCTTCGGTCCAAGAACGCATGGCGTCGTACAGGGCTAGTGGGTCGACAGGACTCTGAAGAGCTTCCAGTTCAGCCATACCCGGCAACGACAACAGCGCTGCTAGATCAGCTCGATCTTTGGCTTGGCCAGCTGTGATGCGCTGCTGCATCGCCTCAATCAGCGCCGCTTCCACCGCCTGATCTCGCCCACCCTGGGCCCGCGCCAGCAGCACTTGCCGCGCCAAGCGCTGGCCCGCATCCCACCGCGAGAAGGGGTCATCATCGGCCGAAAACAACTGCAAATTTTCCTGCAACGACTGATCCATTTGAACGATCAGCGGTGCCGAAAAACGACGCAAAAATGACAGTGCCGGCGCGGGGGAATTGGGCTGCCCTTGAAGAGTGGTGGTCATCGTGTCGCCCTCCATCACCACCAAGGCCTCGTCGCCAAGACGCCCCTCGGGTCCCACCAACGCCATCGCGAGTGGCAAAACCAATGGTTGCTTCTCCGGCTGGCCGGGGGTAGCAGAAGTGGTCTGCTTCATCTGCACCGTCATCTGCCCAACGGCGGCGTCCCAGGAACGCTTCACCTCTAAATGTGGGGTTCCTGCTTGGTGATACCACTGACGAAACTTCGCCAAATCAAAGCCCAGGGGCTCACCATCGGCGCAGGCCCCATCGGCGATGGCTTGGACAAAATCTTCGGTGGTTGCTGCCGTTCCATCAAAGCGACTGACATAGGTGGCCATGCCGCGCATGAATCGGGTTTCACCTAACAGCGTGTGCAACATGCGGATCAACTCCGCACCCTTTTCGTAGATCGTTGTTGTATAGAAATTATCGATTGCTTGATACTCAGCAGGCTTTACCGGATGTGCGGTCGGGCCAGCATCTTCACGAAACTGAGTATTCCGCAACATCGAAACATCCTCAATTCGTTTTACTGATTCTGAGTGAAGATCTGCCGTAAAACTTTGATCACGGAAAACGGTAAGGCCTTCTTTAAGAGACAGTTGAAACCAATCTCGACACGTGATCCGATTCCCACTCCAATTGTGAAAGTACTCATGGGCAATCACACTTTCGATCCGCTCCAATTCGGCATCTGTCGCCGTTTCTGCGTCTGCCAATACAAGCTTCGAATTGAAAATATTCAGGCTTTTATTTTCCATGGCGCCCATGTTGAAATGACGCACAGCAACAATGTTGTACTCATCAAGGTCGTATTCCAGGTTGTAAACCGACTCATCCCAAGCCATCGACCGTTTCAGCGATGCCATGGCATGGGCCGTGAACGCCTCATCACCGGCCTCAACGTGAAGCCGTAAAGCCACGTCGCGTCCCGACGAGGTGGTGTAGCGATCGCGAATCTCCCTGAGATCACCAGCCACGAGAGCAAAGAGATACGAAGGTTTTGGGAAGGGATCGTCCCAAGTAACGGCATGGCGATCAGGTCCCACAGCTTCTGTAGCGACAGGGTTGCCGTTACTCAGCAAAACCGGGCAACTGCTTCGCGGAGCTTCAATGCGCACGCGCCATTGGCTCAACACATCAGGCCGATCGGGATGCAAGCTGATTCGGCGGAATCCCTCTGCCTCGCATTGGGTACTGAGCAATCCACAACTGGCGTAAAGACCCTCAAGGGAACTGTTGTTGTAAGGGTCAATCCGACAGCGCGTCGACAACACGAACGGCAGCGCAGGAGTTTTGATGATCGTGAGGAGCCCCGCCTCATAGGACCACTCAGACGGTTCCAACGGAACCTCGTTGATGGCCAAGCTCTCAATTGTGAGATCAACACCCCGCAGAAGGAGTGGAGCACCAGCGGCTTGCGGCTTCAGCTCCAACCGGCTGCAAACAACAACATGATTTGGCTGGATATCAACGTCGAGTTCAATGGCAGGGAGGCTGAAGGCCCAAGGCGTGTAATCCGCTAAACGGATGGGAGCAACAGCTGCCATTGATGGATTGGAAATAAACCGTTTCCATCATGACCAGTCCGATCAGGAATCGACGAAGGGCAATCGATTACAAAAAAAGGAAACAGGATATAAATTGAGTTTTTAGCTGTAGACGAGTATAAAAGTTTTTACTTAAGGAATAACCAAATTCATTATCTCAATCAATCATAATTTTGAATCTGCTTTACTGGTTATTTTTTTTGATTTGCTCAAGCATCGTGTCGAACTTTTTCTTCTGTTCGGCAGGAACAAACTTTGGACATGCCCGAAGCGCATTGCCAACCAACCTGAATTGGGATGATGCAATGAATTGCTTCTCATCAAGCGGAGTTTTCAGTTCCGCTGCTTTGCCACCGTGCTTTTGGAAAACCGTAAATACCTCAGCAGCGATACTCACCCGCACCGCTTTCACAAATTCCACGTCTAGCGACCTGGCCTCGCAGAAGGTCACCACGGACATGGACGAATATGTCAACAACTCACTTTTGGTGACAGGCGATGCGGCCTTGGATTGCGCGACTGCCGATGGAACCATTACGGCACCGCCAAGAACGACAGATGCTTGCAGTGAAGCTGCCGTGAGCCAAACAAACCTTTTTGAGTTCTTCAATTGACTCATTAATCTCTTTTAATCATCCCCCATCAAACACAAAGAATGCCAGTGCATGGTCCAGGTTGACGAACTGGGACAACAGCAATCGAGACCGAGGCCCATGGATCCAAGCGCCGGCTTTGTTCGATTCAAGAGATCGCAATATCAGCCTCATCCAGAAATCAGTCGGCTTCCGTTCGGAACAACGAAGTAAAGGAACCAATTCTCAACCTCAAAATCCTCAACTTGCAACTAAAAAATGGCGGCCAAATTCAACGCTTGGCTCGGCAAATAGTCTTTAAAACCAATACATCAAAGGCTTTAAGTTCTTTTAACTTCAACCTTCTTCAATCGGAGGAAAAGCGTCTGATTGGCGGATTTCATGGTGATGTTCAACAATCGCGAGCACACCGCTATCCCACGTATAGATCGCCCGATAGCGATAACGATCTTGATCGAGCAAACGAATGTGCTCAAGGATGTCCCACTGCTGATAGTGCGACTCGAGAATTGTTTCGTGCTCGTCTACCTGACGAAGCGTTGTGCGCACGGGGTCGCCGTTGAGGTAACCACGGCTGCGTTGAAGCTGATGCCCCCAAAGCGTTGCCTCCATCACCCCTTCTCGCTCGTACCAGGGCTTCCGCTCAAAAAATGCTTCCGACACTTGGCCCTCAGGCCACCAACTAAAGCGATAGCGGCTTTCACCCACCTCGGGCTCAGCGAAGGCTTCCATTTTCAGGTTCATATCTAAATGAAGAACCTGGTCGTCACTAAAGGTGTACTGACGCCGCGAGCGCCAAAGGCCGAGATTGCGTCCAAACCAACGACGCAAACTGGTGTCCACCTGAATCGGCTTCGACGCTTGATGAGCTGTCGGGGCGACCAAAGGGACGCGGTTTTGCGCGGAAAAAAGCGACATGGACCGCGACCTTGACGCAACGGAGTGTTCAACAACGTCTTAGCTGGGATGGCGGTCCAGTCAAAAACCCATAAGGTAAGCATCGGTTTTGAGGCGGGATACCCCGTGGTCGATGACGGTTCTAAAGGGCGCCAGCAGCTGAAGCTGCTGCTGGTGGCCGCCCGTCATCAACTTTCCGGGCAGGATCTGCGCGGCCTGGTGCATTACCTCGAACGCGAAGATCTCGGCTTCGAAGTCACGCTTCAAGTTGCAGACCCCACCCAACAACCAGAACTCCTAGAGCTACACCGACTGGTGGTCACACCAGCCTTGATCAAGCTTCAGCCCTCACCGAAACAGGTGTTTGCGGGTAGCAACATCCTTCAACAGCTCAAAGGCTGGGTTCCACGCTGGAAGCAAGATGGGGTGGTGAGCGGACTTGGCCTCAGCTTGCGGCCAACGGAATTGGACGGCAGCCGCACCCAAAAAGAACTTCAACTGGAGGACCAGCTCCTGGTTCTCCGCCAGGAAAACGAAACCCTGATCGACAGGATTCACGCTCAGGAACGCCTGTTGCGCATGGTGGCCCATGAGCTGCGCACACCTTTAACGGCTGCTGCATTAGCGCTGCAGAGCCAACGCTTGGGGCAGATCGACATGGATCGATTCCAAGACGTCGTGACCCGGCGCCTGGAAGAGATGGAAGCTCTGTCAAAAGATCTCCTCGAAGTTGGCACCACCCGTTGGGAAACGCTGTTCAATCCCCAACGACTCGACCTGGCCAGCGTTTCGGCTGAGGTGATTTTGGAATTAGAAAAACTGTGGCTCGGTCGGAATGTGGAGATACGAACCGACATTCCGAGCGACTTACCCAAGGTTTTTGCCGATCAACGGCGCATGCGCCAGGTGATGCTCAATTTGTTGGAGAACGCCCTGAAATACACGGGCAATGGTGGCCATATCGCGCTCTCCATGCTTCACAGAACCAATCAGTGGGTTGAAGTGAGCGTCTGCGACAGCGGACCTGGCATTCCGAACGAGGAGCAGCAGCGCATTTTTCTCGATCGTGTGCGCCTACCGCAAACCTCAGACCGAACCACTGGCTTTGGAGTGGGTTTATCGGTGTGCCGTCGGATTGTGGAGGTCCACGGGGGACGAATTTGGGTGGTCTCTGAACCAGAGGAGGGGGCTTGTTTCACCTTCACCGTGCCGATCTGGCAGGGCCAAGGACAGGAATGGGGTCAAGCCGTCTTGACGGAGGGTCAGGCTGACCCGTAATTTCACAAGGTGTGGGAGTTCAAACGACCTTCCGATCACGTTCATGGCCCCATCGTCTAGAGGCCTAGGACACCTCCCTTTCACGGAGGCGACAGGGGTTCGAATCCCCTTGGGGCTACTGAAGAATTGGGCGAAACTTTCATCCAATTCCATAAAAAAAACTCCCTTTTGGGAGTTTTTTTTATGGCTCAAGGCGGGGAAGGGCTGGTGCGTCAATCCCGACGACGTTTCGCTTCCATCATCACGGCATGCAGATTGCTCGAGAGGTCGTCACGCAGCCGTTCTTCAATCAAAGCGATTGGCATTCCGATACAGCCTTGAACGGTGAGCTCGTAAACGAGGGAGCAACCGTCGGCAAGCTCATGCACACGCCAAGCGCCTTCAAAACGTCGAAAATCACCCTTCACCATCTTGAAACTGAGCAATCCTTCAGGCCGGAATTCGGTGAGTTCGAGTTGAACCTGCGCTGAAAATCGAAGACCCAGCAATTGTTGGCTTCCCACTTGCTGCAATCGGACCGTGTGTCCTTCGCGGTGCACCAACTGGCTTGAGCTCAGGTTTGGAATGAAGTTGGAGAGGTTTTCGTAATCGGTAAGGACAGCCCAGAGCTCATCTATTGCTAGAGGAGTTCTTAGTTGAGCGGCAAGGCGACGGACCCCCTGGGGGAGGCGTTCCATGGTCTGTTCAATCGCTTCGCTCTCGGGCGAGGACGTGGCGAGGGGATCGCGTCGAAACATCGCCTGTGGAAGAACCAATATCGAGGCCGATGGAAGGGTCAGATCCGGTGATCTTAAGGAGGTCTTCTTGTGAGCACCGTTATCTATGGAAAATAACAATGAAAGTGTGTAAAAACATCGACCACGCCTATAGTCGCGCCACCTAAAAGTGGGTTAAGCAATGCGGGTGTCTCAAGCAGCGTCAGGTCACACCACCTCAGGCCTGTTCACTGTTGTTGCCAGTGGTCGTCAGGCTGGCTCCCGCCCGACCGTGGTGCAGAGCTACACCGTGCCGCTTCGCCAGCTTTCCACAACTTTTAAGCTAATTACGGCGTCCGGAGCCACAATTCAGTCAGTGATTCCGGCAAGTCAGGACAATCCTGTTCCTGCCGCCCCAGCGGCCGCCCCCAGCGCCCGTGCCAAAAAAGCCACTTCCAAACCTTCTAAAAAAGCCGTGACGTCTAGCGCCCCGAAGAAGAAGCCCCACGCCAACGTTCCGGTTAACACCTACAAGCCCAAGACTCCGTTCATGGGCACGGTGACCGAAAACTATTCCCTGCTCACCGACGGTGCCATCGGCCGGGTTCAGCACATCACCTTTGATTTGGCTGGAGGCGAGCCTCAGCTGGAATACGTCGAAGGCCAGAGCATTGGCATCATTCCTGAAGGGAACGACGCCAATGGCAAACCCCACAAACTTCGGCTTTATTCCATCGCCAGCACACGCCACGGCGACAACTACAAAGACAACACCGTTTCCCTCTGTGTTCGTCAGCTCGAATACAAAAACGAAGCCGGTGAACAGATCTACGGCGTTTGCTCCACCTACCTGTGTGACATCGAGCCAGGCACCAAGGTGAAAATCACAGGCCCGGTGGGTAAGGAAATGCTCCTCCCTGAAGACGAAGACGCCAACATCATCATGTTGGCCACTGGTACTGGTATCGCTCCGATGCGCACCTACCTCCGTCGCATGTTCGAGTCGAAGGAGCGCAATGCCAACGGTTGGTCGTTCAAAGGCAAAGCCTGGCTGTTCATGGGTGCCCCCAAAACAGCCAACCTCCTCTACGACGACGATTTCAACCACTACCTCAAGGAATATCCCGACAACTTCCGCTACACCAAAGCGATTAGTCGGGAAGAGCAGAACAGCAAGGGCGGTCGGATGTACATCCAAGACCGTGTTTCAGAACATGCTGATGAAATCTTCGCCATGATCGAAGATCCAAAAACCCACGTTTATATGTGCGGTCTTCGGGGCATGGAACCAGGCATCGACGAAGCGATGGCTGCAGCCGCTGCAGCCAAAGGATTGGACTGGAAGGAACTGCGTCCGCAGCTCAAGAAAGCCGATCGTTGGCACGTTGAAACCTATTGATTGAATCCCGGTTCAAACGCCGTTTTGCTCATCCCTCGGGATGGGCTTTTTTTTTGGGTTGATCACAAAACCCACATCAAACCCAGACGAGATTCTGCTGAGCAGTGTGCATCGGCGCTTCCGCGTCTAAACCTTCGACAGAAGCCTGAGCTCCATGGTCGCCACGATCACCAATCCGCTCCGCGTTGGACTTCGACAGGAACGGGTCATTGCACCGCAATGTTTGGTGATTTTTGGTGCCAGCGGAGATCTCACCCACCGCAAACTTGTCCCGGCGTTATTCGAACTGTTCAAACAACGCCGACTCCCAAGTGAATTCGCTCTTTTGGGCTGCGCTCGTCGCCCTTGGACCGATGAGGTGTTTCGGGGAAAAATGGCCGAAGCACTCGCCCCCCGCATTGCAGAGAATCCAGCGGCGTGGGAGCAATTCGTTGGCAAGCTGTTTTACGAACCCGTTGACCTGCAAAAACCAGACGATGTCGTGCGACTCGGTGGACGCCTTGAATTGATTGATCAACAGTGCGCCACCCGCAGCAATCGCACCTTCTATCTCTCGGTGTCTCCCAATTTCTATGCCAGCGGTTGTCGTGCCCTCTCCGATGCCGGGCTCCTCAAGGATCCCAAACGCAGCCGCGTTGTGATCGAAAAGCCCTTTGGACGGGATTACGGCAGTGCACAAGCCTTGAACAAGGTGGTTCAAGGCTGCGGTCAAGAGAATCAGATCTTCCGCATCGACCATTACCTCGGTAAGGAAACCGTCCAAAACATCATGGTGCTGCGGTTTGCCAACACCATTTTTGAGCCAATCTGGAATCGCAATTACATCTCGAGCGTCCAAATCACCGCCTCCGAAACCGTTGGCGTGGAAGAACGAGCTGGGTACTACGAATCCTCAGGAGCCCTGCGGGACATGGTGCAAAACCATCTCACGCAAATGTTGGCCATCACAGCGATGGAGCCCCCAGGACGCTTTGATCCCGAAGCGATCCGCAATGAAAAAGCCAAGGTGCTGCAGGCTGCCCGTCTCGCCGACGAACTCGAGCCGTGGAACTGCTGCGTCCGTGGTCAATACGGTCCGGGAGGAACCCAAGCCAACCCCTTAGCTGGCTATCGCCAAGAACCGGGGGTCGAAGCAAACAGCACCACCGAGACCTATGTGGCGATGAAACTCTTCATCGACAATTGGCGTTGGCAAGGTGTGCCCTTCTACGTCCGCACGGGTAAACGACTCGCCAAGCGACTCAGTGAAGTGGTGCTCACCTTCCGCGAAGCGCCGGTGCACCTTTTTGATGCCGCCACGGGCGGACCCACCGCAAACCAGCTGATTTTGCGTATCCAGCCGGATGAAGGTGCCGAATTCCGCTTCGAAGTGAAGTCGCCAGGTTCTGGCATGCGTAGTCGGCCGATCGACATGGAGTTCTCTTACGACGAGTCGTTTGGAGAGCCCTCCGATGAGGGCTATGTGCGCTTGCTGGCCGATGCCATGCTCAGCGATCCAACCCTGTTCACCCGTGCCGACGAGGTGGAAGCAGCCTGGCGCCTTTACACCCCATTGCTCGAGCTGATTGAAGACAGCCCCTGGCAACTACCAATCCACCCTTACGAATCACGCACCTGGGGGCCCGCCGCCGCCGATGCCCTGCTCGCCCGTGACGGGTTGCTCTGGCGACGCCCATAAGTCCTCTTCAGTTTTCTTCTCTCCCTGTCCCCTGTTCACGCACCCTCGGCACCATGTCTCCCCAGCTCACCCTGCAGACCCCTCTGGAACTGGTTCCCTCGGAGGTTCCCACCTACCTCGAACAGCTCTGGTCACCAGAACAGCAGGGCAGCACTGGCACCGGCGCATCAACGTTTTGTTTGCTGATCTGGCAGCCCGCCTGGGCTGAACAACATTTGGTGCGAAGTGATCGTCTAAGAGGCCCCATCACTGGCCAACAAACCAGTGATTTAATTGCTGCGGGGCGTCAGGCAATCACAGAGGCCGATCTCCCAATCAGCACTCCCCCTCTTGATGGGGCTGTGATCGAGGCCGTCTCCCGATTCGAGGGTGATGCCACGGCAGAAGACCTACGGGGGCAGTACATCGATCCCGCGCTCAGCGCACTGATGCCACGCCGGCTGATCACCTTGGCGCCCACCATTGCACCGAGCCAGAGTCTTGAGACCCTCGTCGCGGCCTACTGCCCCCTACCGGAAGAGGGTGGAGGAACCACTGCATGCGGCGATGTGGTGGTGCTGAGGGGAGGCGACGCGGCCCTCCAAGACGGGTTAACAATCCTGGAGCCCCTCCTACCAGCGTCGATGCCGACCTGGGTTTGGTGGAATGGCTTCCTCGATGAAGCTCCTGAGCTCATGGCACGCCTCGCGTGCACGTCCCGTCGACTCATCATCGACAGTGCCGTCGGCCAACCACGCCAGTGCCTCGAGGTGCTGCGCCAGCGCGTCGAGGCTGGCCAGGCCGTGAATGATCTGAACTGGCTACGGCTGCGGAGCTGGCGTGAAACCTTGGCCATGATGTTTGATCCACCGGATCGCCGTGATGCCCTCAGTCACGTCACCCAATTAGATATTGATGTGGAAGGGCACCATCCAGCGCAGGGGCTCCTGCTGGCAGCCTGGATCGCAGACCGACTGGGATGGACGCTCGATTCGGCCAACACGATCGAGGAGGAAACCATGGCCCAGTTCCATCGCCCTGATGGAGCAGCTGTAACCGTCCACTTAATGGGCGTGCCCGTCGGGCAACCCAATGTTCATGCCGGGCGAATCGTGGGCATGCGACTGATCTGCCAACCCGATAACGGCAAAGGGGTCTGTGTGATCCTTTGCGCTGATTCAGGCGGATGCATGCGTTTAGAGGGTGGCGGTATGGCCAACCTGGACTTGCACGAAGACATCGTTCCTGTGCAACACGCCACCCCAGAAATGGATGTCGCCCGACTGCTCGGTGGTGGCCACGACAGCACCAACCCGCTCCTGGCGGCAGCAGCACCATTGGCTGCCAGGCTGCTGGGTTGATTTAGGGGAACAGCATGGCCGTTGTGATTGCCGCACCGGCCAGTGGCAGCGGCAAAACCCTTGTCAGTCTTGCGCTCTTGAGCTGGGCACGGGCACGCGGTGAGTCGGTTCAACCGTTCAAGGTGGGGCCCGACTACCTCGACCCGCAGCTGCTGAGTGAGGCGGCGGGGCGTTCCTGCCGCAACCTCGATCTCAATCTTTGCGGGGAGCCATGGGTGCGCAAAGCCTTCCATGGCTACGGGGGGGTGTGCTCCATGGCCCTGATCGAAGGCGTCATGGGGCTCTTCGATGGCATTGGCAGTACGGAGGAAGGCAGTACGGCCGCGATCGCTCGCCTTCTCCATCTCCCCGTGGTTTTAGTTGTGGATGCCGGAGGCCAAGCGGCCTCGCTTGGGGCCCTCGTGCGTGGGTTCAGAGATCACGACCCAACACTCAACCTCGCGGGCGTTGTGATCAACCGTGTGAACAGCGCTCGCCATCGCGCCTTGCTGCAGGACGTGCTCGACCGTCTTGGCGTGCCTCTCCTCGGCTGCATGCCTCGAACGGATGCCCTACAGCTGCCCAGTCGACACCTGGGGCTGGCGCCAGCCCATGAGTTGGACGATCCGACGCAACGGCGGCAAGCCTGGGCCGACTTGGCTGAACAGCATCTCGACCTGGGCACCCTGGCGCCACTCATGCAGGCTCCTTCTGCGGGCCCTTCGGTGTTCGCAGACATCCCACCAGGCCATGGACCATCCCTGCCTGTGGCCGTGGCGGCTGATGCCGCCTTCCATTTCCGCTATCCCGAAACGGGCGAATTACTGGAGCACCTGGGGATGCCCGCTGTGCCCTGGAGCCCTCTGGCCAATACGGCCATTCCAAAGGAGGCCAAAGGTTTAATTCTCCCCGGGGGATTCCCGGAACAACATGCCGAGCAGATCAGCCAGGCCACGGAAAGCCTCAACTCCTTGCGGCAGTTTTGCCATCAGCGGCCTGTCTATGCCGAATGTGGCGGCATGCTGCTGCTGGGACGGCAACTCAGCGATCTCGATAGCAAGGCCCATCCCATGGCCAACATCCTTCCCTTTGATGCTCGCCGCGGCCGACTGCAAGTGGGATATCGCCGCCTGAAGCCCCGGGAGGATGGGTTGCTGGT carries:
- a CDS encoding cobyrinate a,c-diamide synthase — translated: MAVVIAAPASGSGKTLVSLALLSWARARGESVQPFKVGPDYLDPQLLSEAAGRSCRNLDLNLCGEPWVRKAFHGYGGVCSMALIEGVMGLFDGIGSTEEGSTAAIARLLHLPVVLVVDAGGQAASLGALVRGFRDHDPTLNLAGVVINRVNSARHRALLQDVLDRLGVPLLGCMPRTDALQLPSRHLGLAPAHELDDPTQRRQAWADLAEQHLDLGTLAPLMQAPSAGPSVFADIPPGHGPSLPVAVAADAAFHFRYPETGELLEHLGMPAVPWSPLANTAIPKEAKGLILPGGFPEQHAEQISQATESLNSLRQFCHQRPVYAECGGMLLLGRQLSDLDSKAHPMANILPFDARRGRLQVGYRRLKPREDGLLVRKGEEVTGHEFHRWELDDPRGADDGSVLWEINGWRVSQRPEGWNKRTLHASWVHLHWASCSTICFRWRAALATEARSSPGDL